The Lycium ferocissimum isolate CSIRO_LF1 chromosome 1, AGI_CSIRO_Lferr_CH_V1, whole genome shotgun sequence genome includes a region encoding these proteins:
- the LOC132067115 gene encoding pentatricopeptide repeat-containing protein At5g39710-like has protein sequence MEANTIKPTIVTYSSLLNGFCKSEMMKLAIETFYKLENSGYKFDQLAYSILINGFCAQGNLTSACKLLVEMIKNNAAYAYNAVINRLCKDKKPEKALEVLPIMLKRNTLHVASFNSLIDGFAKQSDSEKAYMLHENMQKLGIYPNVVTWTIFVNILCMAGQVGKANELLRDMIMMGLNPDTISYTSMMAGYSKNGYVMEAFKLFKKMPCMPSFVTYNCLIDGCCQNSKIQKAYKLFREKVLDPDKVAYTSMINGLCKMGYMNEAFKLFEEIRPKMPFVVTYSCLIDGFCKEGRIDRAEVLLGEMRKQNVSPDVKIYNIMICGYKRRGQLDLSYKMFNEMIDEAILPDDVIYKTLGLRQLDKNQMSNKTEFAKPNQ, from the exons ATGGAAGCTAATACTATAAAGCCTACCATAGTTACCTATAGCTCACTTCTTAATGGATTCTGCAAAAGTGAAATGATGAAGTTAGCTATTGAAACGTTTTATAAGCTTGAGAATTCTGGATACAAATTTGATCAGCTTGCTTACAGTATCTTAATAAATGGATTTTGTGCTCAAGGAAATCTCACTTCAGCCTGTAAGCTACTGGTGGAGATGATCAAAAACAATGCAGCCTATGCCTATAATGCAGTCATTAACAGGCTTTGCAAAGATAAGAAACCAGAAAAGGCCTTGGAAGTACTTCCAATCATGCTTAAGAGGAACACATTGCACGTTGCAAGTTTTAACTCTcttattgatggttttgctAAACAATCCGATTCAGAGAAGGCTTACATGTTGCATGAGAATATGCAAAAACTTGGGATTTATCCTAACGTAGTCACATGGACAATTTTTGTTAACATATTATGCATGGCAGGCCAAGTGGGAAAAGCCAATGAGCTTCTGagagatatgattatgatgggATTGAATCCTGATACCATCTCTTACACCTCCATGATGGCTGGCTATAGTAAAAATGGATATGTGATGGAGGCCTTCAAGTTGTTCAAGAAAATGCCATGTATGCCTTCTTTTGTTACTTATAATTGCCTCATTGATGGATGTTGCCAG AATAGCAAAATACAAAAAGCCTATAAACTTTTCAGGGAAAAGGTATTGGATCCTGATAAGGTCGCTTACACCTCCATGATCAATGGCTTATGTAAAATGGGATATATGAATGAGGCTTTCAAATTGTTCGAGGAAATTCGACCAAAGATGCCTTTTGTTGTTACCTATAGTTGCCTAATTGATGGATTTTGCAAGGAAGGGCGAATAGACAGGGCCGAGGTGCTGCTAGGTGAAATGCGAAAACAGAATGTCTCTCCTGATGTCAAAATTTATAACATAATGATTTGTGGATACAAAAGACGTGGACAATTGGATCTATCTTATAAAATGTTTAATGAGATGATAGACGAAGCTATCTTGCCGGATGATGTTATCTACAAAACCCTAGGGCTGAGACAATTGGATAAAAACCAGATGTCAAATAAGACGGAATTTGCTAAGCCCAACCAATAA
- the LOC132067108 gene encoding putative pentatricopeptide repeat-containing protein At1g12700, mitochondrial produces MPFRKSMKKYGRKLSINSFRMIIHVFAFEGMHREVYALLYDIVFYFYKARFNLYEIFHLFSAKESVFVVDILIKVFAANRMHDCSIDVVKQARKSGLHPSIYSCNFLLKCLVEASMKVHVVNLFEEMKSIGPLPNGRTYTILMNFYCSYHIRIEKAEKIMEEMQKRQISPSVVTYSTYISGLCRIGEADFALDYVRDLRDNNEALNCYCYNAIIHRFCDTGEVNKALSIFDEMKNFGIIPDIYSYSILVDGLCKCQNVEKA; encoded by the coding sequence ATGCCATTTAGAAAATCTATGAAGAAATATGGTCGTAAGCTGTCGATAAATAGCTTTAGGATGATTATACATGTTTTCGCGTTCGAGGGGATGCATAGGGAGGTGTATGCATTGCTTTATGATATTGTTTTTTACTTTTACAAGGCTCGTTTTAACTTATATGAGATATTCCATCTTTTTAGTGCAAAAGAATCGGTTTTCGTGGTTGATATACTTATCAAGGTGTTTGCTGCAAATAGAATGCATGATTGTTCGATTGATGTTGTTAAACAGGCAAGGAAAAGTGGGCTTCATCCAAgtatatattcatgtaattttttgCTGAAATGTTTGGTGGAAGCTAGTATGAAGGTGCATGTTGTAAATCTgtttgaagaaatgaaaagCATAGGGCCATTGCCTAATGGAAGGACGTATACAATCCTGATGAACTTTTACTGCAGTTACCATATACGTATAGAAAAAGCCGagaagattatggaagaaatgcAGAAAAGACAGATTAGTCCGTCCGTTGTTACATATAGTACATACATTAGTGGACTTTGTAGAATTGGAGAAGCTGATTTTGCTCTGGACTATGTTCGGGATCTGAGAGATAACAACGAGGCACTAAATTGTTACTGCTACAATGCTATTATTCACAGATTTTGCGATACAGGTGAAGTAAATAAAGCTTTAAGCATTTTTGACGAAATGAAGAATTTTGGAATTATACCAGATATCTATAGCTATAGCATTCTAGTTGATGGATTATGCAAATGCCAGAATGTCGAGAAAGCTTAA